A genomic segment from Hypanus sabinus isolate sHypSab1 chromosome 8, sHypSab1.hap1, whole genome shotgun sequence encodes:
- the snrnp35 gene encoding U11/U12 small nuclear ribonucleoprotein 35 kDa protein isoform X2 gives MLTKVFGMMNELWTPIAKQYNPLKAGSIDGTDEEPHDRAVSRAIAAKYRPNKGVIGDPHLTLFVARLNPQTTEEKLKDTFSRFGDIRRLRLVRDIVTGFSKCYAFIEYKDERSLLKAHRDSNKLVVDQNEIFVDFELERTLKGWVPRRFGGGLGGKKESGQLRFGGRDRPFRKPFSLPALKAELYTEGPVDKMDRTRDNRQWERGRDRERRRDERGEEREKHDGDRERYRSRERDHKRQRDEDRYKDEDRHQRRERHKTRR, from the coding sequence CATGATGAATGAACTATGGACTCCAATTGCAAAACAATACAACCCATTAAAAGCTGGAAGCATTGATGGGACAGATGAGGAACCCCACGACCGAGCTGTCTCAAGAGCAATTGCAGCCAAATATAGACCCAATAAGGGTGTCATTGGAGATCCACACCTGACACTCTTTGTTGCCAGGTTGAATCCTCAGACAACAGAGGAAAAGTTAAAAGACACATTCTCCAGATTCGGAGATATCCGTAGATTGAGGCTTGTGCGGGACATTGTCACTGGGTTTTCTAAATGCTATGCTTTCATCGAATATAAAGATGAACGCTCATTATTAAAGGCACATCGGGATAGCAATAAATTAGTGGTGGACCAAAATGAAATATTTGTTGATTTTGAATTGGAACGGACTTTAAAAGGATGGGTCCCACGGAGATTTGGTGGAGGATTAGGAGGTAAAAAGGAATCTGGCCAGCTTCGGTTTGGTGGGCGGGATCGACCGTTTAGGAAGCCTTTCAGCCTGCCAGCACTGAAAGCAGAACTGTACACGGAGGGACCAGTTGACAAAATGGATAGAACACGGGATAACCGGCAGTGGGAGAGAGGTCGAGATCGAGAAAGGAGAAGAGATGAGAGGGGCGAGGAAAGAGAAAAGCATGATGGAGATAGAGAGCGATACAGAAGCAGGGAAAGGGATCATAAACGCCAGAGGGATGAAGATCGATATAAAGATGAAGACAGACACCAACGCAGGGAGAGGCATAAAACTCGACGGTAG
- the snrnp35 gene encoding U11/U12 small nuclear ribonucleoprotein 35 kDa protein isoform X3 yields the protein MMNELWTPIAKQYNPLKAGSIDGTDEEPHDRAVSRAIAAKYRPNKGVIGDPHLTLFVARLNPQTTEEKLKDTFSRFGDIRRLRLVRDIVTGFSKCYAFIEYKDERSLLKAHRDSNKLVVDQNEIFVDFELERTLKGWVPRRFGGGLGGKKESGQLRFGGRDRPFRKPFSLPALKAELYTEGPVDKMDRTRDNRQWERGRDRERRRDERGEEREKHDGDRERYRSRERDHKRQRDEDRYKDEDRHQRRERHKTRR from the coding sequence ATGATGAATGAACTATGGACTCCAATTGCAAAACAATACAACCCATTAAAAGCTGGAAGCATTGATGGGACAGATGAGGAACCCCACGACCGAGCTGTCTCAAGAGCAATTGCAGCCAAATATAGACCCAATAAGGGTGTCATTGGAGATCCACACCTGACACTCTTTGTTGCCAGGTTGAATCCTCAGACAACAGAGGAAAAGTTAAAAGACACATTCTCCAGATTCGGAGATATCCGTAGATTGAGGCTTGTGCGGGACATTGTCACTGGGTTTTCTAAATGCTATGCTTTCATCGAATATAAAGATGAACGCTCATTATTAAAGGCACATCGGGATAGCAATAAATTAGTGGTGGACCAAAATGAAATATTTGTTGATTTTGAATTGGAACGGACTTTAAAAGGATGGGTCCCACGGAGATTTGGTGGAGGATTAGGAGGTAAAAAGGAATCTGGCCAGCTTCGGTTTGGTGGGCGGGATCGACCGTTTAGGAAGCCTTTCAGCCTGCCAGCACTGAAAGCAGAACTGTACACGGAGGGACCAGTTGACAAAATGGATAGAACACGGGATAACCGGCAGTGGGAGAGAGGTCGAGATCGAGAAAGGAGAAGAGATGAGAGGGGCGAGGAAAGAGAAAAGCATGATGGAGATAGAGAGCGATACAGAAGCAGGGAAAGGGATCATAAACGCCAGAGGGATGAAGATCGATATAAAGATGAAGACAGACACCAACGCAGGGAGAGGCATAAAACTCGACGGTAG
- the LOC132398077 gene encoding cationic amino acid transporter 3-like, producing MANKILGNFGKKLIRRRNVDCSTDETRFVRCLTTLDLVALGVGSTLGAGVYILAGEVARDKAGPAIVLCFLISALASVLAGLCYAEFGARVPKTGSAYLYSYVTVGEIWAFITGWNLILSYVLGTASVARAWSYTFDNLIDSKISSFFGKYLKMNCPGVLARYPDIFAVILILLLTGLLAFGVSESAIVTKVFTVINLAVLSFVIISGFVKGDTKNWQLTESDYNETCLKNSTHCEAGSFGSGGFAPFGLSGIFSGAATCFYAFVGFDCIAATGEEAKNPQKSIPIGIVVSLLICFVAYFGVSAALTLMMPYYTLDDESPLPKAFQYVGWDHARYLVAVGSLCALSTSLLGSMFPMPRVIYAMAEDGLLFRFLGNMNKKTKTPVHATIVSGVVAAIMALFFDLDVLVDLMSIGTLLAYSLVAVCVLILRYQPCQLVKCDMYEMTPFGENKGNLENQTNNEDKTSLTMKLLFNPKENHPTKSSGLIIYISAGILSFVLTCISIIIAKYHVEILNVQIFWVMLLGALCLVVVVITFVMWKQPQSKVQLTFKVPLLPFLPIASVFINVYLMVMMSLNTWAMFGIWMLIGFLIYFGYGIWNSSEGRSPYDTPIDSGSQEKVDTMLECNTLIGVEKIKEVETA from the exons ATGGCAAACAAGATCTTGggaaattttggaaagaagttGATTCGTAGAAGAAATGTTGATTGCAGCACAGACGAAACTCGTTTTGTCAGGTGCCTGACGACGTTGGACCTTGTTGCTCTGGGGGTCGGCAGTACTCTCGGGGCAGGTGTGTACATTTTAGCAGGTGAAGTAGCCAGGGACAAAGCAGGTCCTGCTATTGTCCTGTGCTTCTTGATCTCTGCTCTTGCCTCTGTACTTGCTGGCCTCTGCTATGCTGAATTTGGAGCTCGAGTCCCCAAGACTGGATCTGCATACCTCTACAGCTACGTCACTGTGGGTGAAATATGGGCATTTATAAcaggatggaatttaatcctatCATATGTACTAG GTACAGCAAGTGTTGCTCGAGCATGGAGTTACACTTTTGACAACCTCATTGACAGTAAAATTTCTTCTTTCTTTGGAAAATACCTGAAAATGAACTGTCCTGGCGTGCTTGCTCGTTATCCAGATATATTTGCTGTCATCTTAATTTTGCTTCTCACAG GTCTTTTGGCATTTGGGGTGAGCGAGTCAGCAATAGTGACCAAAGTATTTACTGTCATAAACTTAGCTGTTCTGAGCTTTGTTATCATCtctggatttgtgaaaggagacACCAAGAACTGGCAGTTAACAGAGTCTGACTACAATGAAACCTGCCTCAAAAACAG TACTCATTGTGAAGCAGGAAGCTTTGGCTCTGGAGGAtttgccccttttggactttctGGAATTTTCTCGGGAGCTGCAACGTGCTTCTATGCCTTTGTAGGATTTGACTGTATTGCAGCTACAG GCGAAGAAGCAAAAAATCCTCAGAAGTCAATTCCTATTGGGATTGTTGTTTCCCTGTTGATCTGCTTTGTGGCCTACTTTGGAGTGTCTGCTGCTCTCACGCTCATGATGCCATACTACACCCTGGACGATGAAAGCCCATTGCCAAAGGCCTTCCAGTATGTTGGCTGGGACCATGCACGGTACCTTGTGGCAGTTGgctctctctgtgccctctccacCAG TCTGTTAGGCTCCATGTTCCCTATGCCACGTGTCATATATGCTATGGCTGAGGATGGATTGCTCTTCCGCTTCCTAGGGAACATGAACAAAAAAACCAAGACACCGGTACATGCGACCATTGTTTCTGGTGTTGTGGCTG CTATCATGGCATTGTTCTTTGACCTAGACGTCCTAGTTGACCTCATGTCTATTGGTACATTACTTGCCTATTCTTTGGTGGCAGTTTGTGTTCTTATCCTCAG ATATCAGCCTTGTCAGCTTGTTAAATGTGATATGTACGAAATGACTCCATTTGGAGAAAACAAAGGCAACCTGGAAAACCAAACCAACAATGAGGACAAGACTTCATTGACCATGAAGCTGCTATTTAACCCAAAAGAAAATCACCCCACTAAAAGTTCTGGATTAATTATTTACATAAGTGCTGGAATTTTGT CATTTGTCTTGACTTGTATTTCCATTATTATTGCCAAATATCATGTGGAAATACTGAACGTACAAATCTTCTGGGTGATGCTGCTTGGGGCACTCTGCCTGGTGGTTGTAGTTATTACATTTGTGATGTGGAAACAGCCACAAAGTAAAGTGCAACTTACTTTTAAG GTAccactcctcccctttttacctaTCGCCAGTGTCTTCATAAATGTTTACTtaatggtgatgatgagtttgaaCACTTGGGCAATGTTTGGAATTTGGATGCTTATCG GATTTTTGATCTACTTTGGGTATGGAATATGGAACAGCTCTGAAGGTCGTAGTCCCTATGATACACCTATTGACTCCGGAAGCCAAGAGAAAGTGGACACAATGCTAGAATGCAACACTTTAATAGGTGTTGAAAAAATTAAAGAAGTAGAAACTGCGTGA
- the snrnp35 gene encoding U11/U12 small nuclear ribonucleoprotein 35 kDa protein isoform X1 has translation MLPDRLSSSSVVMMNELWTPIAKQYNPLKAGSIDGTDEEPHDRAVSRAIAAKYRPNKGVIGDPHLTLFVARLNPQTTEEKLKDTFSRFGDIRRLRLVRDIVTGFSKCYAFIEYKDERSLLKAHRDSNKLVVDQNEIFVDFELERTLKGWVPRRFGGGLGGKKESGQLRFGGRDRPFRKPFSLPALKAELYTEGPVDKMDRTRDNRQWERGRDRERRRDERGEEREKHDGDRERYRSRERDHKRQRDEDRYKDEDRHQRRERHKTRR, from the exons atgctgcctgaccggctgagttcttccagcgttgt CATGATGAATGAACTATGGACTCCAATTGCAAAACAATACAACCCATTAAAAGCTGGAAGCATTGATGGGACAGATGAGGAACCCCACGACCGAGCTGTCTCAAGAGCAATTGCAGCCAAATATAGACCCAATAAGGGTGTCATTGGAGATCCACACCTGACACTCTTTGTTGCCAGGTTGAATCCTCAGACAACAGAGGAAAAGTTAAAAGACACATTCTCCAGATTCGGAGATATCCGTAGATTGAGGCTTGTGCGGGACATTGTCACTGGGTTTTCTAAATGCTATGCTTTCATCGAATATAAAGATGAACGCTCATTATTAAAGGCACATCGGGATAGCAATAAATTAGTGGTGGACCAAAATGAAATATTTGTTGATTTTGAATTGGAACGGACTTTAAAAGGATGGGTCCCACGGAGATTTGGTGGAGGATTAGGAGGTAAAAAGGAATCTGGCCAGCTTCGGTTTGGTGGGCGGGATCGACCGTTTAGGAAGCCTTTCAGCCTGCCAGCACTGAAAGCAGAACTGTACACGGAGGGACCAGTTGACAAAATGGATAGAACACGGGATAACCGGCAGTGGGAGAGAGGTCGAGATCGAGAAAGGAGAAGAGATGAGAGGGGCGAGGAAAGAGAAAAGCATGATGGAGATAGAGAGCGATACAGAAGCAGGGAAAGGGATCATAAACGCCAGAGGGATGAAGATCGATATAAAGATGAAGACAGACACCAACGCAGGGAGAGGCATAAAACTCGACGGTAG